TCGACCTGGTCAAACCAAGAGACCTTCCAACGAATTATAGACAGGGCATAAGAGAAAGCATCAAAGATGAATCAGAAACGGTTCCGTTTTATCTTTCGATTGCAAACCGACTCACTGAGCCTCGTGCAAAAAGAAGATTTACCAGAGCCGCTTATGATGAACAGCGTCATGCCCAGATACTCAGAAATGTATAAAAAGAAACCGAAAATCACTTAAAAAATTGGACAGTGATTTTCGGTTTTTTATTTTGATTAGAATCATACATTGGAGTATACTATAATTACATAAATTCCAATCAGAAAGGTATGAATTAATGTGAATGCACAAAATTCGATACCGAAACCATTAGTAGACTTAAATCAATGGTTTATTGTAAGCTTTGTCATACTATCCTGGGTACTGCAGCTTCCATGGCTGTTATGGATTCCATTTTTCGCCGTTCTCTCAGGTGCGCTTTTTAAATTTAACCCTGTCATGAAAATAGGAAGATTGTTCTTGAAAAATGAGGTTAATTCTTACCGTCCTGAAGATGCAGGACAGCAGAGATTCAATGCAGTTATTGCAGCCGGGTGTCTTGGAACTGCACTGCTCTGCGAACTGCTTCATTGGAGAATCGGGTTTTATCTGTTCTCCGGGATGGTATTACTAGCCGCCTCAATCGCTCTGGCAGGCTTCTGCATCGGATGTTTCATACGTTATCAATGGCAGCGGCAGCAATACAAACGGAAGATCATTAAAGAATGATCAAAATGTTGGACGCACCTCAACCTATTCGAGGATGCGTCCTTCTTTTCTTCATTATAAATTTGTAAAGATATATGAAAGAATAATCCCTGCTGCAGAAAGGAAGCCTACCAGCGGACCTCCATCTTCAAACGCTTCTGGAAGCATGGTAGAAGAAACCATCGCTAATAATCCTCCTGCACCAAAGGCTCCGATGATATACTCCGTACTCTCGGGAGCATCTTGTAAAAAGGTGTAACCTAAAAGGGAACTTAGGGAAGACACCACTACAACGCTGCCCCAGAGGATCAAAATTTTTTTGGTGCTGTATCGATCAAGCTTTAACCCGATGCTGCTTGATAATGCTTCAGGAAAATTACTGATGAAAATTGCGGCAATAAATACCCATTGGATGGATTGACTTCCAAGGAAACTCACCCCGATGATAATGGATTCAGGTATGGCATCCATAAGCGTGCCTATGTAAATGGCTAAACCAGAATGATCATGGGGATTCTTCTTTGAGCGTTTCCGTTGACTTCCCCCTTTTTTTGATATCCATAATTCAAAAGCTGTAAAAATGGCTGCGCCTAATAAAAACATCGCGGTGATATGAATGATATTAGCGTTGCCCGCGGCTTCGCTAAGTAAATCAAAGGTAGCAGAGCCAATGATAAGCCCTGTTCCAAAAGCCATGATAAAGGCAGTGATTCTTTTTGGTATCTTAAAGAAAATGCCGATTAAGGCTCCTAAAAATAACGATAAACTCGCTGCTCCTCCCCAAAGCGCTGCCTGAAACATTTCACTGCCTCCTTTATGTTAGTAGTATGGAAATTACTCAACTTTACATACAACGAATAATTCCTCAGATGATCTTGTCTTCTTCCTAAGAAATGTATTTTGAATAGTTATCCCCATTATTGGAGATAGTAAAATCGACGATTTAATCAAAAGGAGGAAGCAACATGAAAAAATATCTTATCGTTACTTTACTTGGTGTAATGGTATCAGGGGCGGCAGCCGGATGCGGAATGAACAATGATAATATGAATGAGCAAGGCATGAATGATAATGATGCCCTTGAAAGAGTGGGATATGACCGGGATCGGACGGGGGATTACATGAACGTAAACGATGCCGGAACACGTGATTCGGTGAGAGAAAATTATTCCCTATCTAAAGAAGCTGCAAATAATGTGGCAGATTTAAAAGAAGTT
This Bacillus sp. Marseille-Q1617 DNA region includes the following protein-coding sequences:
- a CDS encoding ferritin-like domain-containing protein, with amino-acid sequence MMNSRQYPIIHNWLKLAPDNNARQAILGIRQDEIRHFNAFSQVYLELTGRYPRIDLVKPRDLPTNYRQGIRESIKDESETVPFYLSIANRLTEPRAKRRFTRAAYDEQRHAQILRNV
- a CDS encoding DUF4395 domain-containing protein, whose amino-acid sequence is MNAQNSIPKPLVDLNQWFIVSFVILSWVLQLPWLLWIPFFAVLSGALFKFNPVMKIGRLFLKNEVNSYRPEDAGQQRFNAVIAAGCLGTALLCELLHWRIGFYLFSGMVLLAASIALAGFCIGCFIRYQWQRQQYKRKIIKE
- a CDS encoding ZIP family metal transporter, whose protein sequence is MFQAALWGGAASLSLFLGALIGIFFKIPKRITAFIMAFGTGLIIGSATFDLLSEAAGNANIIHITAMFLLGAAIFTAFELWISKKGGSQRKRSKKNPHDHSGLAIYIGTLMDAIPESIIIGVSFLGSQSIQWVFIAAIFISNFPEALSSSIGLKLDRYSTKKILILWGSVVVVSSLSSLLGYTFLQDAPESTEYIIGAFGAGGLLAMVSSTMLPEAFEDGGPLVGFLSAAGIILSYIFTNL